From the genome of Leguminivora glycinivorella isolate SPB_JAAS2020 chromosome 26, LegGlyc_1.1, whole genome shotgun sequence, one region includes:
- the LOC125239942 gene encoding DNA-directed RNA polymerases I, II, and III subunit RPABC3, protein MAGVLFEDIFNVKDMDPEGKKFDRVSRLHCESESFKMDLILDINSWIYPMELGDKFRLVLATTLRENGYPDGGEWNPLDTEGNRADSFEYVMSGKVYRIEGDEAAMETASRLAAYVSFGGLLMRLQGDANNLHGFEVDQHMYLLMKKLAF, encoded by the exons ATGGCAGGAGTGCTATTCGAGGACATATTCAACGTAAAGGACATGGATCCCGAAGGCAAGAAATTCGACCGCGTCAGTCGTTTGCACTGTGAATCCGAGTCGTTCAAGATGGACCtgattttggatataaattCGTGGATATATCCGATGGAGCTGGGTGATAAGTTCCGGTTGGTGCTGGCGACGACGCTCCGGGAGAACGGGTACCCGGACGGCGGGGAGTGGAATCCTCTGGACACGGAGGGAAACCGTGCTGATAGCTTCGAATATGTCATGTCGGGCAAAgtttatag GATAGAAGGTGACGAGGCAGCAATGGAGACGGCATCCCGCCTGGCGGCCTACGTGTCGTTCGGGGGGCTGCTGATGCGGCTGCAGGGCGACGCCAACAATCTCCACGGCTTCGAGGTCGATCAGCACATGTACCTGCTTATGAAGAAACTGGCCTTCTAG